A segment of the Lolium perenne isolate Kyuss_39 chromosome 3, Kyuss_2.0, whole genome shotgun sequence genome:
CACGCCGCGCAGTCGCCCGGCACCGTCCACTCCAGCATGAACCCGCGCCCGACGATCCCCGGGTAGTCATCCCACGTCCTCAGCTCCGATCCGGGCAGCACCGGCACGACCGTGTGGCTGCACCCTGCCGGCTCcgctggcggcgctggcggcgcagcCGGTGCAATCCCGCCGTCTCCAGGCTGGTACCTCCGTCCGGCGTACACGGACCACGTGCCAGCGCCGGGGCAGTCGAGCCGGAGCGCCtctgctggcggcggcggcgcgcgtgtGCAGTTGGCGCGGAAGAAGAGCTCCCAGTTGGCCGCGCTGACGGCGAGCTGCGAGAGCGCGAGGCTGGTGGACACGTTGAACCGCATGGCGCGGCAGGCGCCGCCTGAGGCGAGGCGGGCGTGGAAGGCCACGACAGTGCGGTCGCCGTAGCGGATGTCGATGAGGCGGAGGTAGGAGCCGCTGAGGGTGGGCGGCGTGGCGCCTGTAGGGTCGTCGCTGCACGTGACGCCGAACGTCGGGAAGCCGCAGCTGGACGTGTGGCGGCCGATCAGCCAGAACGGGTACTTGATGGTCAGGTtgccgcacgccgccggcgcGCAGCTCTCGTCGTCGGGCGGCTGCGGCTGCGCGGGCGAGGCGCCGGTGAGGATAAGCAGAGCCATGAACAGTAGCAGTGGACGTAGACGTAGCTCGGCGGGAGCGTGCGACTGCATTTTGTTTGATGTTGGAGCAAATGGCGAAAGGAAGAATCCTATAACTTGTGGTAGTATCTTTAAGATTGGAAAATTGGGTTGCGGCCGAAGAGAGGAGCCGACTTGTGTGACATTGGGGCGCTTGATGACGGAGGGAACAGAGTCTGGTCAGCAGTCCAATGTTGGAACTTCAGAAGATCGTTTTTGATAGATTCTCACATGGTATAATTTTCCAATTTTCTGGGATGACTTTGATGTATGCCCGCCAATCCGGGAGAGGATCAGATGCATAGTACTgtagttttttttcttttctgatgCATACGTACAGTTGACAAGATTTATGGTGGACTGAAGTGCCGGAAACCACAAGtgtagctcgagctacatgtagcttgtTTTTTCGAAAATATCGTAAAATaacattttaaaaataaaaaatctgaaaataaattttGATGTCAATAAAGTTGTGCTCTACCATCATAAAAATTTCAACTTAAAATACTTTATAATCGAGGCTGTGACAAAAAAACGATAAAATCTGACATCTTAGATAGTGAATAATACAAACTTTCTAAACCTTAAAATATatcaaattttattatttttacacAACCTTGATCATGTGGTATCTAGAGCTCAAATTTCTCACGTTAATAGAACCCAATATTGCCTACATCTTGATTTTTCTAAAACTTTTAAATACAATTTTTTTTAAATGAGCTACATGTACCTCATCCTATAATATAGAAAGAAATTCACACCTAGTGAAGTGCAAAACAGGAAAATAAAACGGTAATTGTAGCGTACACAAACGCTCTGCCTCGAGTGATATTGACCACATGCTGCGGTGAGATAGCCTATGGCAATGTTAAATTTTTGGTAACCGAAAATTTTCAAGTCTATCGAAATTTTAGATTTCATATAACTAATGGGATTTTGATATGATAATTTTTGGCCTAAATTAGAATTGATTTCAAGCTAGTTTGAATCTTACACGAAATAAGTGGCCCGGCTCGCGGCCCATCGGCTCAACGGGCTTTTTGGCCAGGCCGGGCCAGGTCTTGGGCCTATATTTTGAGTGTCAGACTTATTTTTGGCCCGGCCTGGCAGATGCCTAGGTATCATCCCTAGGTATCTTCCCGCCAAAAGCATTGTGTCAATGGGTCGTACTGACATGGCCCAACAAAAGGTAATTCTTTTTCATTTTCGTTTATTTTTAATTTTCTATTTTAAAACATGTTCAAAAAACTAAatttatttaaaaaaatgaaTATTTCTTGAAATTGAACTaacattttttgaatttgaataatTCTGAAAAATGAACATTTTTTTTAAATTGGAACATTATTTAATGCTGAACTTTTAAAAATTTGaatgttttaaatttgaaaattttaaaaGTTGATTTTATATTTGAACATTTTATATTTGAACTTCAGTCGAGAGCGAATCACTCCCGCAACGAGCGATGAATAGATTTTGCCGCATTTGCATAATGgattttttaaaataaaaatcGATGGGAGAAGTTTTGGAAAGGTATGCATGAGTACACATTATGTGGGGACATACTTATGGCAGCCTCCTTTTCTACATATGTGGAAATCTAAACTTTGGCTATTGTTTTTTTCATGGTTACTAGTGGCAAATAGACGACTGAAGCGATCGATGGGTGGGCCAGTCCATTTAGCGATGGCTACAATAGGCGGTTTTTAGTCGGGTGTTTTATTATGTCGGTTTGGGAAGTTTCTAGAATCTTCTAGTCTGGTTCTCCCGACTTAGTGGTTTCTTCAGGTTTTAGcggttttctttttttattttcggcTTTTCTGTTCTTTTGTATTAtctgtttttttttcattttccaAAATTTAAAATATTCAACCCCCTCTCCAAGCTTTAACCCTTGTGAATGGACGGATCTCCCGATACCTCGTCACTAACTTACGCCTTCAGTTTTGATGGTGCTGGTGGTGCGGTGTGTGTTGCATATATTTGGAGTAACAGATAGCCAAACATCTGATTTTTGGATGCCCCCTCTCTCATTATAACTACTGAAGGCTGAAACACTAGGGTTCGATCTATTTACATCATGTGGGAAGTGGTTGGAGAGCTCTCCTGGTCCATTTGGCCCGCATAAAATAATCTCTTGTGCAATGAAAAAATCGGTGGCTTACCCATGAATAATACTCCCTTCAGTCCTACGAATCTCAAGTTTATCTAGATATGGAGAGATGTATAGACATATCTTATCTACAGGTTTAACTGAAGGTGCTAGCTAGATAAGTGTCCTTGTGCTCTTTTTGTTTTTCCCAGTTTATTTAGTTGCTGCAGAATTTCGGGTGCGAGCTGTACTTTGTAACTAGGTGGTCTGGTTCTAGATGGTTTTGGTTTGTTGCTTAAACTTGTAAGAAGACTGATCTCCCAGTACTTTGTGTACGTGTTCCTTCTATATAAAAGCAGGGCCTTGGCCTATTCTTCAGAAAATAGTCTGGACGTGGCCCAATGGCCATGAGAAAGGAAGAGGAAAATTTCGGCAAGAGAACCGAACTGTTGAGGAGGAAGACAAATCCGTAAAAGGGTAGAACACTTGAGCTAACTCAAGTTGTTACTTAGGGTCTCCCGTTAGCAGTCAAATAAAGATTTTCTAGGGTAAAAAAGAGTATCTCCTAGAGACTTGGAATGCTTTCAAACATGTGTACGTCTAAAGTTGTGCAAATATGCCAATAAAGTGGCATTAGGTTTTACATGTCTGCTAGCTCGTTCCGTACTTTGATCACCTTTGAAAACCTCTCTGAGGTGGCTATAGAATCACTTCAGGAAAGAGATgaaaaatgagaagcaaaaggcGAACACCATGATAATTGTCTACATCAGGCTTACCAACATGTATTGACAAGGCCAGAAAGAGTAGGTTGATTTACTTACCTTTGACCGCGTTAAGTATCTAGAATGTACTTGAGCTAAGTCTAACTTGTTGGTTGCTACTAAGATTTCCCTCTAATCGTCAAGTAACCCTTTATGGATTATGGAAAAGAGCAGCCCCACAGGCCCGGAATGCGTTCAGAGATGCAAACACACCCCAAGTTGTGAAAATATGCCAATAAAATGGCACTAGCTTTTACGTCCTTGTCGAAACTTTAGGTGGCGGCATACGAAGCATGTGCCACACACACGTTTTACTAGCATGGTCAACATTTCTATCATGCTTGACACTCTCTTTTTTGTAGCTATATAATCACTTGGGAAAGGGGACATAAAAGTACAAGAAAAATATCATCATGCGAAGTGAATGTCTACATCCACCTTACAATGTATTGACAAAACCAGTAAGAGGAGGTCCATTCATGGGCGGAGCCAGGAAAGAATTTTAGAGGGGGCAAAGATGTGCTAATTAGAGCAATTTTCTTTTTTAAGTGGGGGCAAATCACTATTTGGCATGGCATATTGCAAAGAAAGTGAAAATTAAGTGGGagcagctgccccccttggcttacACGCTGGATCCGCCCCTGGGTCCATTTACTAATCGTTGATAGTGTCTAGATATATATTTCGCTCTTCATCAATGTGCAGATTTCAAATTATTTCAACAATTTCCTTTATTTTTTGTAAATTGTTGGCAACATTATTGAATTAATTCGCACTTATTCGTAAATTCCAAATACAAATATTCCCACATCCTCCTAAATTATTTGCGCCATTCTAGAGATCTTTCTTGGTAATTTagtcttcttcttttctttttgtaaATTTTTTGTATTCGACATGATGCCTTTTATACTTAAGGACGTGTAATTAGTCGATGGATTTATATATCCTAAGGGAGTAAGTTATTATTTGACCTAGAATCACCGTAAAACTTAGGAGTAGTGTTGGTTTGAATTACATGACATGAGAGTGCTGCTGCTATCTACATCGCCGCTGGTTAACACTTATAATTAAGTATTGTACTGTATACTCGTTTGAACTGAATAATGGGATATACGAGGTAATTTACGAAACCGGAGGATAGGCAAATGAAGATGGAAGACTGGCACATATATGAAAGCAGAAAGCGTATTGATGATCGAGTTAATTTAGTTACCGTCGTCGCAGACGATGAGTTCGGAGACGCCGTTGGCGCAGTGGCACTCGAAGAGATCGTAAGTGGTGTTGATCCGGCATCGCCCGCCGCTCTGCTTGCACGCCGTGCAGTCCCCCACCGTGTAATCCAGCAGGAACCCGCCCTTCATGAGCCGGCGGTAGTCCTTCCCGGCGGCGCCGGCGTACCCCATCACCGGCATCATGGACACCGTGCAGTTCCCTTGCACTGGCGCCCAGGCTTCGTCGGGCATGTAGCCGCCGGCAAGCCGGGCGAACGGGTTCAACACGGACTCGCTGGACGATCGAGGCGCACCCGTGCAGTTGACGGGCGCCCAGtcaggcggcggcggccggagggTGTGGGTGCAGTTGTACATGAAGAAGAGCTCCCGGTTGGCTTTGCTGATGCCGAAGGGCGCGAGGCCGAGGTCGGCGGAGACGTTGACGCTGAGCCTGTCAGCGTCGCAGGCGGAGGCGTCGGAGAGCTCGCCGTTGGCGATCTGGAAGGAGCTGGCCTCGTAGGAGATGTTGACGATCTGGTAGGCCAGGAAGGAGTTCTTGAGGGCGACCGTGCTGTTGGCGTCGCAGGTGACCTGGAAGGCCCGGTAGCCGCATTCCGGCGGGTGCGTGCCCTCCAGCCAGAACGGGTAGGCGATGCGCAGGCCGCCGCACGCCACCGGGTCGCATGCCGACGGCGAGGACGGCGTGGTGGTGTTGAGGGCGTGGGTGGGCAGGAAGATAGTTAGCAGCACTACGGCCGAGCAGAGCACGGCGGCGCGGACACGAGACGGACTCATCAAGGTGGTTGCAACTGAAAGAGAGGCTGCGTAGGGAGGGAAAGGTGATGcgtgcaagaagaagaagatcgatCACGCAGGGAGGGAAAGCGTCGCCGAATGTGTTGACGGTTCGTCGTCGCGGTGTTTGACTCGTGTGCTCTCCTGTGCAGACTGGTGCTGGAGGCTAAGCTTCGCGGGCACGCGACCAAGTGCACGCGGCGGCGCGGGCCCGTGCGGCAGTGGCCGGTGGAGTAGGTCATCGTTCTAGATTTGGGTTTGAACTCTGGACATCATTCTCGGCACCTACTACATACAAGAGGGCAAAAGGGAAAAATAACCGGTCCGTTGGTCGTTACTGAACGCCATCGACCGTGACCGCGTAATAACATACGCGTGAAATTTTTCCTCACACGCTTAAACCAGCGAGCAAAACTGCCAAGCTTTGTAAGTCTGTACACATATCTTGCCTCGTAGCGCTACAATAACTTGAGAGTTTACCGAGGAAGACCGGGCCGATCCGATGTCCTCTCTGCCAAAATAGCCGGCCGAAAATGGACTAGGCCGGGGAGATGCCTGAGTAGATAGGTTGAGTAGGTTCGCCGGTCAGAGGGGAAAGTAGATGGAGAGGAGCTCCGGATCTTGGCGGCAGCAAGATCCGCAACGTTCTAGGGTTCCTCCTTCTCGCCTTGGTGCTCCTCTGGTCGGAGCTAGGAGTGGAGGGGAGGGACACCGTCTCCTTGAATAAATATGTGCTTTGTTGGCGACCTTGTGTCGCCTGTGGTGAAGCCTCTCCTGGCCAGTCATGGTGGCGAGGGCGAGAGGCTTTGCGACGGAAGATGCTGTGCAGCGAAGCTACTCTTGaccggccgtggtggcgagggggAGTGGAGAAACGGCGCGGTTTCCTCCGCATCGACAAGGTGATGGTTCTTCCCTCCTGTGGTGGGGGCTATTGGTTTAGAGCTACGGACAGTGAGGGTTCGAGTTCTTCCTCGTCTGCCAAGCTACCATGGCGGCGGTGCGAGTTGGGGGGAGGGGTTGCTTCTTATGCTTGATCCTGGAGCTCCACGACAAGGCCAGGGCGGCACTTGTTCGCGCCATCCGTATGCTGCGCCTTGTGGAATTCCCAAGCGAAGGCATAGTCTTCGACATTATCGATGGCTTACAACGCCAATGCACGCTGGGTTGATGCCAAACTTCCTATTCCTCCAGTTGCGGAGGATCATATATCTAGGCGTGGGAGTTATTGCCGGCACCAACCTAAGCGGTTTAGTCGCCAGTGGTGGTGGTGCCCGGGTGTTGGGCCCCGATGACCAGCGGTGAAGACGAAGGACCCGATCACGCTATTTGCTTATCTTTCAAGGTTGTTTTCGCAAAGTCCGAGAATTGGCTTCTAATTTTCCTTTTATTTGGGATCCTCAGTGTAAATTTGCGTCCACATCATCAGTAAAGCAATTTCTAGGCCCTTCGGGGCCTTGCccgtgcaaaaaaaaaaaagaaaaaaaagaaacagaGTGCGTATGCATACATGTATTGACTTGAATGCATGATTGCATCCAGCTTGTTGAAATCACATTCAAATAGTTGGAAGAGCTtgttggtgtctccggcggcaacTGTGGCCAGCCTGGGATGGTTGCCGGCGTGGGGGCccaacctgaataaaggcggcggtcctagggtctctcttgggcgAAGATGAAGACCGACTTGTGGTTTGCTCTTCTCGATCTGGCAGGAGTGTTGAGTTCCAGAAGGCGCCGCCGGCAAATGTAACATTGctttttttgcctggagtttgttggatcggtggtattcggtcgtgtgcatccatgcttttattccggccGTTTGGTTCTGAAGGGAGTGGCGCGAAGCTCTGGTCTATGTTGGCATCAAGAGACATTTTGGTCCATGATGCACTCAGATGAAGGGAATAACAGGAAGGCCGGAATGGAGGACTagttaagggaggttcaagtcttcgcgttgttgagagacttgcttggtgtcccgggatccgcagcagtggtatggaagtgggggcggcagcacaggtgaagttcagagtcctacctttcagggtgaaaacccaaggtctggccttaactggttgtgcctggcaataaccttgttggaggcattgttttgagagcggggactatcttcagggtgaaaatctaagatctttggtcgggcgacgacggcgctggtgcaccgtttttttcttggaggcgtcgtttttggagattctatatttcaggtgttgtctcggtggtggttgtattgctgttgctaagCCTAGGATGCTATAGCGGGActattgtttcttagttttcttttctttttttggctgtatgcatccgtactgccattatggtgttgcgttgttgcagaggctaggtgtaattggtatcttttgatattaatatattccctttatcgaaaagctAAAAACTACTCTTCTATCTAACACTATTTAGTTTCTAGAGAAATCCAAATTTAGATGAACTTAAAATATCATTGATGGGACTGAGAGACTAGGATACAACATTTGACTCCATCTgaaatacacccaaataagcatgaGTACATTCTTATTTTGCATATACTAAATGCCTGATAAACTTCGTCCTCAGCTAAGTATAGCAGAAGATCAAAATGCGATGCAAGAAAACATGAGTGCTAAACAGATAAGATACGAGACTAAAATGTAGGCAAACAAAATGTTGTACAGAATTGCAATGACCTAGTAGCGTGTTTGAACAGAAAGAAGAATGTCTTGCATGCGTACCTGAAGATTTCGGCCCCGCCCATGAAGCAGAATTCGCGGCAGTCCTGAAGCACGTGAACGCCCACGGCTCgctcgccgccgtccgccggtgGCCGCACATGCCCCCGCCCTTCTCGCATCCCCCGCACTCCCCTCCGGTCGCCGGTTTCCAGCTGAGCTCGAAGCCCATGTTCAGCGCCGGGACAACGGCGTCGAGCGGGCCCGGCGCGGCTGCCGTCTCGCCCGTCCTGCTGCCGAGCAGGGACCTCCTGAGCACGGGGATGCCGACGACGTCCTGGCACGCCCCGGCGAGCCCGTGCGCCGGCATGAGGTCGTCGTCGTCGCGGAAGACGTACGAGTGGTGGCGGCCGTCGCCCTCGAGGCACGCGACGAGGTGCCCGGCCGGGACGCCAACCACAAAGGAGCAGTGGATGAAGAAAGTGAGGTTGGCGTCCCTGGCCGTGAGCGAGAGCGCGCCGGTGGCCGGGAGCGTGAGGTTGCGTCCGGCGACCAGCGGGCAGGTGTTGGAGTGGGAGAAGACGCCGAGGTCGAAGAGGGAGACGGTTCTGTCGCCGTACTGGATGTGGGTCACTGCGTAGTCGCCCGACGGCAACGGAAGCACCGGCGAGTCGCGCCGGCACTCGAGGCGCAAGCCCGGGTATCCGCAGTGGGACGAGGCGTTGGTggtgccgtcgccgccgtcgatccaGAACGGATACCTGACGTCCACGGCATGGCCGCAGCGGTAGGACGGGCAGCCtgccggcgtggtggtggtgtttGGGACCGTCGTCTCCGTGGCCGCGGTGCCGGCGACAATGgcagagaggaggaggaggaggtggacaGGATAGACTGGCGACGGCGCCATTGCTCCACCGGCGAAAGTGCGAGCGGTGCACAGTGACGCGCGCGTGGCTTTGCGAAGCGTCGGTGCGCGGGATCATGCGTAATTGCAAGCTGCGAAACTGCGCGCGCGGGTGACTGACTCCTGGTCATGGTGTCGAGGATGGTTCATCCAAGATGTGTGAATGTAGTTCCTGAAATCCTGTAAATATACCAGTTATTGAACAGATTGGGCTGAGTAAATTAATTTGCTACAAACGTGCCATCAATTTCGCCGAACCGCACCACACAGAGCTGTAATATGCACACAATCATGTGTCCATGTTAACAAGGTTCACGCGCGGCTCATTTGCACTTGCTTTTTTACATGCACTACATCGTCACACGCTTGCATATGTAAAATTCACACATTATTCtattactagcaaaagtgcccgtgcgttgcatcggaaaAAACGAATGGTCAAACGCTTTATGAAACCATCTATGTTGACACTTCTCATATTTGTTACCATGGTTGATGGTGGTTATGTTCTATCCTATTCACGATGAATGTAATCATGCCTAGCTAAATTAGATCTAATCGGTCGCTTGGAAATGAAGCGGAGGACGATAGCATAAGAATCTAGTCAAAGAATTAGTACCACCTTTGCTGCCAAGCCTATTGTTTTTTCATGATGTACAGGATAGACGAACATAAACAATGACATATAAAACTAAACGGACACAATGTCCTCATTTTTGAATAATCATTTATTGAGTAGTCATTTATTTGAAATGATTTTTTATTAAAtagtcatttatttgatttgaataGTCATTTATTCGATTACCACCTTACGTTGCTACGGAATGACTTTTTATTGAATAGTCATTTATTTGATTGCCTCACATAACTCGGTGACGCTTGTGCTCCCGCGACGAATAATGCCTCCATGGTCGTCACAGGTAGTCACACCCTTCTCTCCCGCATCCATGACCAATGTCCTAATTTTCGCATGAGTCGCCCTTAACACATCTGCATTCTAGAGATGCACAaagtaagatctccttgtgtagATGCCGCATGTTGCTAACCATTTTGAGAAGCatagatatactccctccgttccatcaaAGGTTTCTGAAATATGTCAAAATCTAATGCATTTGCAAGTAGAAACTCCAGCAAAACAATAGTTTGTACGTATGAGGGCAGTAGGTGTCTTGCACGGCGTCAGCCTTGTCGATCTGGCAATATGTATAACCACTTGTTTTTATGATGTGAAGAATCATCCTAACAAAAAGAGGCTGAGCGTGATATTATCCATCATCAAGATCCATTACAGACTCCATCAGATACACCAAAATTGCGTATTCCATCTCCTAGCTTCCACGCATATACCGCCACGGTTTGGCAGCTTCCTGGTGCATATGCTAGATCTTTCCCTTTCTATCCGTCATTTACACGCATTGAAAAGTTTTATGAAAAAAATAGGGCCTGTCGGCCCAGCCAGACCAGATTATCTCACCTTTGTCTTGGCCCAGCTAAGCCCCGAGCGGGCGGACGGACACCACCCAAATCGCTGGCTAATCCAGAGTCCCAATCCACGAAGCAGGCTCTCTCTCATTCCCCACTCGTGGTCCTCTGCCCTTCCACTCGGCCATGGGGATGGGGGCGCGCGCGCTCGGCTCCGTCGCCTCCACCTCATGTGCCGCAAGGAAGCCCCTCCACACCAGAGGCCTCATAGCGGTTGTGCCGGTCAACGCCTCCCCCCGTCTTCCCCATCACTCGCGTCGGGATCTCCGGGCGGAATACCCAAATTGGTCTGATCCTTTCATTCCTCATGCCACCATCAACAGCGTGAAATTCCTCTTTTAATCCCGCTCCAGCATTCCCACCGTACAATTCCTTCATGTAGCCGTTCAGCATGAGGTTGTTCCAAGGGTCAAATTCCTCTTTTAATCCCGCTCCCGCACTTGCCTACATATTTGCTCGTTTCAAAACAACAAATTCACGCATATAAACTGGTGAGAGTCGGTTTATGTGAGCGATGTGGGACTATTTCAACGCTAAAACAAAGCATCCTCTCTATTTTCTACAAAAGATCCGACGAAACAGACCTGAAAAGCCTGGATTTGGGCTAGGGAGGCCCGTGAGCGGTTATGTTTTACTCACGCGGGACCTCGCGTGGGACAGCCCGTGAGCGTCGGAAGTAGGGGAGGGATTCGTGGCTGTCGAGAAGCAACGGGGGAGGGGATTCTGCTCGGAGGATGAACCGGTACCGGTGGCAATCTGACGTATTATgcgttttggtgggagggcaaaacggtcctaAAAAAAaacgttgacgaaactttttggcagaaaccttagctcctttattattaggtatagataaacATAAGGCACAAGTGCCCAACTTTAGATTAATAAAGCTCAAACGGTCAAGGTTTGATACAAGGTGCTAACCCACTTACAACACACCGAACATCAACAACAAAAACCGAACACCAACAAcaaaagataaaaaaaaagaaacacAAGTCGATGTCGAAGCCTCCCCGCGAAGCCACCAGGGAAGAAGCAGCCCAGGTTCGAGGGAACCACCTGCTGCTTTGAGCGATATCGTCGTCTACATCACATGTTGGGATAGGGTGTAGCACCAGCCATTTCCAACTCCGAAGAGGGATCTCTCCCCTCTTGTCCTAGATCAAAGGACGCCGAACCATCAGACGTCGACTGCGCTCCCCTGAGCTATGGAGAATGCCAACCACAAGGCCAACCTGGTCAGAACCCGATACACCTCGTTGAAGCTGACGAAACCACCGGGATTGAACTGCCACCCACCGAAGGAGCCGCCACGAAGAACACAAGCAGGGGCAAAGATCGCTGACAAAGAAGCCACCTACCACCTTAGACGCCCTCAATCGACAACCACCATTCCCCAAGCGACGCTCCCATGGCGCTGTCATCTCCCAGTCCAATGGACTGTAGGTTTTTACCGAGGAACACGACTGAGGTAGGGAGAAACAGGGCCTCAGCAGCCCCTCAAGAGGAAGCACGTCACCCTCGGGCCATCGCCACTGCCGTGGTTGGTCTAGCCGACCAGGGATTTCTCCTAGTCAAGGTCTCACACCACCACCCCCAAAGACGTCCCCGGATCAAGCGCAGGAGCCGGCGACCACCTCTGGTGGGGATGAGacaacaagaggggaaaaggtATACCTTCAGATGTTGCGGAGATGGGCGCCGAAGCACCCGCCACGCCACGACCGCCACCCACCGCCGCCTTGACACCCACGCAGCCAAGGGCGATGGCGCACGCCCGCAGACTCCACTAGCTGCCGTAGTTGACATCGCCACGCCACCCGAGGCCGCTGCCCCGTCGCCCAAAAGAACCTACCAGTAGAAGCCACGCTGCCGATGTCGCCTACCGCGAGGAAGAAGCCACACCGCCAAGCTCGGCCGCCTCCACCACAAGGAACTGCCTCGTCGCGGTGCACCGGCCCGCCGTGTGAGGAGCCGCCAATTCGTCGCTTCAGATCTCCGTTGTCAGAATGGAAGAGCCCCACGTCGCCATTTGACGAGCAGGATCTCGAGGTCCGTCGCCACCGACACCGCACGGGCTTTGCCGGCGGCTCACGCCGACGGTGGGCACAGGGGGGGAGGAGAGTGGTTCGGGCTACGGTTTGGGCCGCCCTCCCATCGCCCGCAGGGACCGACAGGACGGGCTGAACCGTTTTTTCGCATGCTCTCCCTTCCTAACACATCATTCTTCTTATCTCTGAACATTTGATCAGAGAGATAATGGCTTTTGTACATTTATTAACTATCCATATAGTATTTGCTTGAGCAATATTATAAGGCTCCACTGACTGTGTCGATCTCACGGGTAAAGGTACATACACATTATTAAAGGGAAGCCTACGTGTGCATGGAATCcgttctactccctccgttcggtTATATAAGACGTTTAAGCATTTTTGTTAGTTCACTCAATTTTGTTTGTATTTAGTCTATTTTTAGTGTAAAGGTTCACTTATGTTGGTATGTATCTAGTCCATTTAAAAATTATCTAAGCAATCTTATATTAGTGAACACAGGGAGTACAAGAAGTCCTATCGCCAGACTAGGGCTTGCCACATAACGTTTGTTCAACAGTTATGTATCCTTGGAGCTGTGTTTTTTCTTAACGAACTATTCCCTCTTTTTCATATTAATTATCGCTGATTTAGATGCATCAAGACACATTTTACGTATAGTATGACAACTAATACGGAACAGAGGAAGTAGATTGCGATATGTCATATATGGCT
Coding sequences within it:
- the LOC127339208 gene encoding LEAF RUST 10 DISEASE-RESISTANCEUS RECEPTOR-LIKE PROTEIN KINASE-like 1.2, whose amino-acid sequence is MQSHAPAELRLRPLLLFMALLILTGASPAQPQPPDDESCAPAACGNLTIKYPFWLIGRHTSSCGFPTFGVTCSDDPTGATPPTLSGSYLRLIDIRYGDRTVVAFHARLASGGACRAMRFNVSTSLALSQLAVSAANWELFFRANCTRAPPPPAEALRLDCPGAGTWSVYAGRRYQPGDGGIAPAAPPAPPAEPAGCSHTVVPVLPGSELRTWDDYPGIVGRGFMLEWTVPGDCAACNATGGRCRYEDGANAFGCLCPGGSVQPATCGPNDPDIQTTAYYGDMCWRKYSVMYSSL